A single window of Bordetella genomosp. 11 DNA harbors:
- a CDS encoding ABC transporter ATP-binding protein, with the protein MLHLQGVQSGYGASQVLFGVDMSVNAGEVVTLLGRNGMGKTTLLRTLFGELPLKAGGIRFDGREIGGWATDRIARAGIAIVPEGRQCFPNLTVREHLTAFATTRHGAVPGAAPWTPERVCELFPRLAERAGNMGNQLSGGEQQMLAIGRALVTNPRLLILDEATEGLAPKVREEIWACLARLRAAGQTILVIDKYVERLLALADRHIILERGRIVWTGDSRQLDADRGLWSRYLGV; encoded by the coding sequence ATGCTCCATCTGCAAGGCGTGCAAAGCGGCTACGGCGCCAGCCAGGTGCTGTTCGGCGTCGACATGTCCGTCAACGCCGGAGAAGTGGTCACCCTGCTGGGCCGCAACGGTATGGGCAAGACCACCTTGCTGCGCACGCTGTTCGGCGAGTTGCCCCTGAAGGCGGGGGGCATCCGCTTCGACGGGCGCGAGATCGGCGGCTGGGCGACCGACCGCATCGCGCGCGCCGGGATCGCCATCGTCCCGGAAGGGCGCCAGTGCTTTCCCAATCTGACCGTGCGCGAGCACCTGACCGCTTTCGCCACGACCCGGCACGGCGCCGTCCCGGGCGCCGCGCCATGGACGCCCGAACGCGTTTGCGAGCTCTTTCCCCGCCTGGCCGAGCGCGCCGGCAATATGGGCAACCAGCTGTCCGGCGGCGAGCAGCAGATGCTTGCCATCGGCCGCGCGCTGGTGACCAACCCGCGCCTGCTCATTCTGGACGAGGCGACCGAAGGACTGGCACCCAAGGTGCGCGAGGAAATCTGGGCCTGCCTGGCGCGCCTGCGGGCGGCCGGACAGACCATCCTGGTGATCGACAAATATGTCGAGCGGTTGCTGGCCCTGGCCGACCGCCACATCATCCTGGAGCGGGGACGCATCGTATGGACGGGCGATTCGCGCCAGCTGGACGCCGACCGCGGGCTGTGGAGCCGCTACCTGGGCGTGTGA
- a CDS encoding ABC transporter ATP-binding protein: protein MPASSAAPAAAAPSASTQSPALSAQTLVKRFGALVATDSLSLTLMPGEIHAVIGPNGAGKSTLIHLLAGTLPADAGRLRLNDADITHLAAHQRVAAGLSRSYQITNIFKRLSVRDNLMLAVQAHDGGGLGCWSPRSADRPLYHAAHALARECGLDEEQLARRADTLPHGEQRKLEFALALAARPSVLLLDEPMAGMGPDETARLADLIESMRGRAAMLLVEHDMEAVFRLADRISVLVYGRIIATGTPEEIRNDAAVRQAYLGDEMDASPLATT, encoded by the coding sequence GTGCCCGCTTCATCCGCGGCGCCCGCGGCGGCGGCGCCATCGGCCTCGACCCAGTCCCCGGCGCTGAGCGCGCAAACGCTGGTCAAGCGATTCGGCGCCCTGGTGGCGACCGACAGCCTGTCCCTGACGCTGATGCCCGGAGAAATCCATGCCGTCATCGGGCCCAACGGCGCGGGCAAGTCGACCCTGATCCATCTGCTTGCCGGCACGCTGCCGGCCGATGCCGGCAGGCTGCGACTGAACGACGCCGACATCACGCATCTGGCCGCGCATCAGCGCGTCGCCGCCGGCCTCTCCCGGTCCTATCAGATCACCAATATATTCAAGCGCCTGTCCGTGCGCGACAACCTGATGCTGGCCGTTCAGGCGCACGACGGCGGCGGCCTGGGCTGCTGGAGCCCGCGCAGCGCCGATCGCCCCCTGTATCACGCCGCCCACGCGCTGGCGCGGGAATGCGGCCTGGACGAAGAGCAACTGGCCCGCCGTGCCGATACCCTGCCGCATGGCGAGCAGCGCAAACTGGAGTTCGCGCTGGCGCTGGCCGCGCGGCCCAGTGTGCTGCTGCTGGACGAACCCATGGCCGGAATGGGACCGGACGAAACCGCGCGGCTGGCCGACCTGATCGAATCGATGCGCGGGCGCGCCGCCATGCTGCTGGTCGAACACGATATGGAAGCCGTATTCCGTCTGGCCGACCGCATCTCGGTGCTGGTCTATGGACGGATCATCGCCACGGGCACCCCAGAGGAAATCCGCAATGACGCGGCGGTGCGCCAGGCCTATCTTGGGGACGAGATGGACGCAAGTCCGCTCGCGACGACATGA
- a CDS encoding branched-chain amino acid ABC transporter permease — protein MGYTLVLEQLLNGLQFGLMLFLIAAGLTLVFGVMDILNLAHGSLYMAGAYVAAETMQRTGSFLAAVCVAALATGAIGAVLELVLIRRLAVRDHLAQVLGTYAVILIAGDLVKMIWGPAPVMLATPAALSGPVRLLPDLMYSSYRLMIIVAGLLVALGLYLFVTRTRAGVLVRAGASNRQMATRMGVRVPLLFLGVFCLGAMLAAVAGALLGPLTAVQVGMGEDILILVLVCIVIGGIGSIRGAFVGALLVGMVDTAGRAFLPLLLRQVFAPSVAGSVGPTLAALSIYILMAAVLVFRPAGLFPARG, from the coding sequence ATGGGATACACGCTCGTCCTGGAGCAATTGCTCAACGGACTGCAATTCGGCCTGATGTTGTTCCTGATCGCCGCCGGCCTGACCCTGGTCTTCGGCGTGATGGACATCCTGAACCTGGCGCACGGTTCGCTGTACATGGCGGGCGCCTACGTGGCGGCCGAAACCATGCAGCGCACCGGTTCCTTCCTGGCCGCCGTGTGCGTGGCGGCGCTGGCCACCGGAGCCATCGGCGCCGTGCTGGAGCTGGTGTTGATCCGCCGCCTGGCGGTGCGCGACCATCTGGCGCAGGTCCTGGGCACGTACGCGGTCATCCTGATCGCGGGAGACCTCGTCAAAATGATCTGGGGACCGGCGCCGGTCATGCTGGCCACGCCGGCGGCCCTGAGCGGACCCGTGCGCCTGTTGCCGGACCTGATGTATTCCTCGTATCGCCTGATGATCATCGTCGCCGGCCTGCTGGTGGCGCTTGGCCTCTATCTGTTCGTGACGCGCACCCGCGCCGGGGTGCTGGTGCGCGCGGGCGCATCGAACCGGCAGATGGCCACCCGCATGGGCGTGCGCGTGCCGCTGTTGTTCCTGGGCGTCTTCTGCCTGGGCGCGATGCTGGCCGCGGTGGCCGGCGCGCTGCTGGGGCCGCTGACGGCGGTGCAGGTCGGCATGGGGGAAGACATCCTGATCCTCGTCCTGGTGTGCATCGTGATCGGCGGCATCGGCTCCATACGAGGCGCCTTCGTCGGCGCGCTGCTGGTCGGCATGGTCGATACCGCCGGCCGTGCCTTCCTGCCGCTATTGCTGCGCCAGGTTTTCGCGCCGTCGGTGGCCGGGAGCGTCGGCCCCACGCTGGCGGCCTTGTCCATCTACATCCTGATGGCGGCGGTGCTGGTGTTCCGTCCCGCCGGCCTGTTTCCCGCGCGCGGCTGA
- a CDS encoding ABC transporter substrate-binding protein, with translation MRFIPSLIAAAALLPGIAAADTIKVGIANDISGPFSALGAEARDGFNLAIKQLGNKLGGQPAEFLQTDMGGNPDQARQLVTRYIQREKIDFFTGPIGSNVALAVGPALFAAKVPYLSNNPGPSQYAGEQCNTYWFGTAYQNDAFHEVAGKMAADRGYKKMLIIAPDYPAGRDALTGFKRGYKSPVAEEIYTKLGQLDYAAELAQIRAAKPDAVYIFLPGGMGINFIKQFVGAGLKGGIALVGPGFSADEDVIQAVGADMIGMYNTAQWAHDLDVPANKDFVAAFRKEYNGRYPSLYAAQAYDAIMAMDAAVRQSGGKASDRQAIVAALSKADFTSVRGKFTYGANHYPIQAYYVRVVDKDGSGRVTNKLVGKAVDHYQDVYVGQCKL, from the coding sequence ATGCGTTTCATCCCGTCTCTCATCGCGGCCGCCGCGCTGCTGCCCGGCATTGCCGCGGCGGACACCATCAAGGTCGGCATCGCCAACGATATTTCCGGACCGTTCTCGGCCCTGGGCGCCGAAGCCCGCGATGGGTTCAACCTGGCCATCAAGCAACTGGGCAACAAGCTGGGCGGCCAGCCCGCCGAGTTCCTGCAGACGGACATGGGCGGCAATCCCGACCAGGCGCGGCAACTGGTCACGCGCTATATCCAGCGCGAAAAGATCGATTTCTTCACCGGCCCCATCGGATCGAACGTGGCGCTGGCGGTCGGCCCCGCGCTATTCGCCGCCAAGGTCCCGTACCTGTCGAACAATCCCGGTCCCAGCCAGTATGCCGGCGAGCAATGCAACACCTACTGGTTCGGCACGGCGTACCAGAACGATGCCTTCCATGAGGTGGCGGGCAAAATGGCGGCCGACCGCGGCTACAAGAAGATGCTGATCATCGCGCCGGACTATCCGGCCGGGCGCGACGCGCTGACCGGCTTCAAGCGCGGCTACAAGTCGCCGGTGGCCGAGGAAATCTATACCAAGCTGGGCCAACTGGACTATGCCGCGGAGCTCGCGCAGATACGCGCCGCCAAGCCGGATGCCGTGTATATCTTCCTGCCCGGCGGCATGGGCATCAATTTCATCAAGCAATTCGTCGGCGCCGGGCTGAAGGGCGGAATCGCGCTGGTGGGGCCGGGGTTCTCCGCCGACGAGGACGTGATCCAGGCCGTCGGCGCCGACATGATCGGCATGTACAACACGGCGCAATGGGCGCATGACCTGGACGTGCCGGCCAACAAGGACTTCGTGGCCGCCTTCCGCAAGGAATACAACGGCCGCTATCCGTCGCTGTACGCGGCGCAGGCCTATGACGCGATCATGGCCATGGACGCGGCCGTCAGGCAGAGCGGCGGCAAGGCCAGCGACCGCCAGGCCATCGTGGCCGCCCTGTCCAAGGCCGACTTCACGTCGGTGCGGGGCAAGTTCACCTACGGCGCCAACCACTATCCCATCCAGGCCTACTACGTGCGCGTGGTCGACAAGGACGGCAGCGGCCGCGTGACCAACAAGCTGGTGGGCAAGGCGGTCGATCACTACCAAGACGTCTACGTCGGCCAGTGCAAACTCTGA
- a CDS encoding alpha/beta hydrolase: MAPLYRDYDRAALDIQYNARATAPDFSDIMRQYAEQSRHARQTLPCVADVAYGDHADETLDIFPSARPGAAPVFVFLHGGYWRLLSKDDSSAMAPVFTRAGAVLVAVNYSLAPAVTLDRIVDQIRRAMAWLHRNIAAHGGDPARIHVGGSSAGGHLAGMLLTDDWQARYGVPADIVRGAAPLSGLFDLTPLVHTHINEWMRLTPESAARNSPMLHLPATPPPVVASHGANETDEFKRQTRDYVDALRARGGDARYVPMPGSNHFDIVLRLNDPDAPITRAIFAQMGLHPDGGAGDGHPGTSAPAGGRQP, translated from the coding sequence ATGGCACCCCTCTATCGCGACTACGATCGCGCCGCGCTGGATATCCAATACAACGCACGCGCCACCGCACCCGATTTCAGCGACATCATGCGCCAGTATGCCGAACAAAGCCGGCATGCGCGCCAGACGCTGCCCTGCGTGGCCGACGTGGCCTACGGCGATCACGCCGACGAAACGCTGGATATTTTCCCATCGGCCCGCCCCGGCGCCGCGCCGGTGTTCGTGTTCCTGCACGGCGGCTACTGGCGCCTGCTGTCCAAGGACGATTCCAGCGCCATGGCGCCCGTGTTCACGCGCGCCGGCGCGGTGCTGGTCGCGGTGAATTATTCCCTGGCGCCGGCGGTCACGCTGGACCGCATCGTGGACCAGATCCGCCGCGCCATGGCGTGGCTGCACCGGAACATCGCCGCGCATGGCGGCGACCCGGCGCGCATCCACGTCGGCGGCAGCTCGGCGGGCGGTCATCTGGCCGGCATGCTGCTGACGGACGACTGGCAGGCGCGCTACGGCGTGCCGGCCGATATCGTCCGCGGCGCTGCGCCCTTGTCGGGCCTGTTCGACCTGACGCCGCTGGTGCACACGCACATCAACGAATGGATGCGCCTGACGCCGGAATCGGCCGCGCGCAACAGCCCGATGCTGCACCTGCCCGCCACGCCCCCGCCCGTCGTCGCCAGCCATGGCGCAAACGAGACCGACGAATTCAAACGGCAAACGCGCGACTACGTGGATGCGCTGCGCGCCCGCGGCGGCGATGCCCGCTATGTGCCGATGCCGGGCAGCAACCATTTCGATATCGTGCTGCGGCTGAACGACCCCGACGCGCCCATCACGCGCGCCATCTTCGCGCAGATGGGACTGCATCCGGACGGCGGCGCCGGCGACGGGCATCCCGGCACATCGGCCCCGGCCGGCGGGCGGCAGCCATGA